The Bacillus rossius redtenbacheri isolate Brsri chromosome 5, Brsri_v3, whole genome shotgun sequence region TTGTGTGGTCAGTTCCCAGCCACACCGCGGAACACAATAGAGAACCATTACTGCTTCACATCTCATTGGTCATCTTTCTGGCGGTAGTAATCTTCCAGTGGCTGATCATCCCAAacacactctaaaaaaaatttgtacttttacaagagaaattcttggaaaccctgttgccaaggatatttcttgcaaaactacaaggcagagccttgcaaaatcgcacatggtacaatgctctgccttgtagttttacaagtcaTATCCTTgacaacagggtttccaaggattttccttataaaatatacaaaaatttatttcagtgcaTCATCATAAATATCATGAACACACAAGGttttttgcacaaaatattttttttgatgtctactttaaaaaaaataaaaatttaactatattaaaaattaacttgttaaataacaaCCTTTTATTCgacaaaacattaaaacaaaaacagaTTTTGAAACATTTATACTAGCTTCCACCTTCATAACTACAGAAATAGCCACGTTTGACATAATGAGATAACCTAAAGATGtttttcttgtatattattttcgTTTGTATTAGATATAcgttatgaaaataatattattttatttatttcaattaaaatatttatgtggccaaaaaaattatttttatacgttATGTAGGCTAATTATTATTGCCAATAGAGAAACGTGGATATTTATGGCTTTCTCTCCAAACTATttgctgaaaaataaaaataataatttatttataaattactcTTATATGAATatgatgtttttttattaattcttaaATGATTCCAGAATTACAATTTCAGTATgaagtaaaaaagttaaataattaacattaaatattatttttaaaatgaggaAAAAACTTGCTAATTTTCTTGactataacatttttattaaaagctACACAGTGTACACGAAATTATTTCCTATAAGAATTCtccaaaatatctttaaaaaaatatttttttaatgttgcagaccaaataaaatggaaaaaaaagatgTTCCTAGagtggtttttattaaaaatttaaacaaaacttaaCATGAACCTGGGAATTTGTGTTGTTTAGACAAAAGCTTTCTCgcaaaaatttttgttattaatgtttaaatttaaaaaaaaaaattaattttaccttcAACATTTTCTTATAGAAATATCCTTAAAATCCTGGTCTTtcctcaaaaattatttacataaaataccCAGCTCTATATCTATAGACCCATATCTCTCTACATCACTCAGTATTTCTCTATCACTCTCTTTATCTCGATCCCTCTCTATCTCACTCCGtcactctctctttctcactctttctctatatctatctctctttatctctccaGCTCTCTCGACTCGCACGCCACCATTATTTTTtagaccatagaaaagaggaactgacatAGAGTACTTACTGGTAACTATACGATATTACTCGTGCGCCAGCtaaatttaatgtttactttAAAGGTTGctattatcgaaatctcacctaaacagtgaccttcctcgtgttttaaacatggaggtaagaagtaagggagtttatgtaaataatatttgccatttcaatacttgaagtcaaaatgtgTACAACCTctaacccccctttttttttcttctgtatagCAAAACAaatttgacgtgataaagtcttataaatcgatgaacgccggctgcacgcacgaaaattcatgactcattgtcacgttccgcctgagccgagcgtgcaagcgagagcgcggaacaagcgataaagaggcacgatcggcctaagcgttcggcttgtgacgcatctatctctcttccactccatcggccgatgcgtccgagtagaagagagactgcggcagcacacaacctaaaCTGTTTTgtaaactgtttataaagtgaagtgaaaaaataatgtggtttccattgtttattacaacacaAATTGCTGAAAAAAGGTcatttattcttgcattttaagaatttgattagcgatataatctcatatatttgttctttgattattaaaaaagtagcatcggtcggtgagtgcagtaataataggatatgttacaattttgacaaaaaattattatctcatataaacgatcgtataaaaagtcaaccgcttttatttagtattcaaataaaaaaaattgtaattttaattaactcctttatattatacaaaataataatattttggtaataataattcaattaataaatgtatgcaatttttcatcaatgttttcttacgacgttatcacgtaaaattatcgtcgtaaaccgactttaaagacaacccccttttttggttataatgaagtctAAGCCTAATTTTTGCAGATGTGTTGCTATTACGTTTCTTTAGCAATATTCATTACATAATAGCATATTAACGATTCTTCCTAGTGAGTAGCCTACTTTTCGAGCTATTAAACCAATTTATAGTATATTAGCCTTTATATATCTAATCAGGTACTTCAAAACAAAGAACcattccatagactaatacctccatggtttcaaaggtcaagggtgcaaaatttcatagagatcaGATGAACGATGAGTATTCAATGCAATGGCGAAGTTTTatgaagaataaataaattatacttaaagGATTTGTTCTATCAGATTCTCACCTAAACAGTACGGCATTAAAACAATTTCCCGTACAATACGGTCCAATTTTTAGTTCTCACCAGTAATAAGgtatgatttattattaattttttatagttgaAGATTTTGACCATGAAATTCTATTCCCATGTAGGTTGAAAGCCATCATTTGTTAGTATATTACcgagtacttatttaattaacagaaatacgaagttggttAAGTGTAAAGTTTCTTTCACAGACTTTCATTCTAATAGTCTTTACCAGCACCGCATTCATAATTGGTCAAGTTGATTAATTTATAAACTGCGCTCGCATATTCCAATATAGATACCAATAAATCGCCGATTTCATGCTACGCGCGCGCTCTTTCTCGTGAcgagtgaactacatttaataaAAGGAATTATTTCGTGATTATTCTGTACTATGTAGAAGAAATGacgaaatttcatcaagaatcattaaattttcttttaaggttttgttttattgaaattaaacCCGTTTTCTAAGCATCTTCCCcttgtcaagtgtgcaaagttttaaCTCAATAGGATGAACAATGCAAGTGCGTATCGAAAACGagcacacaaacattcatttttatatatgagAAGAATTAGAAGAATGATTGGTTATCTAGTGTTTACAATAAAACAGGTGGCAATGTTTTGTTGTTTATTCTATTTTGAACTTCGGCATGTTTAGATGCAAGCATTTTTAAACATCAAGTTTATTAAACCTAACTTGATGAATCACATAACTGTCAACAACATTTGaggctttaaatatatttttatatactaaaCTATTATACTTTGCCTTATTCTTTGAGCTTTCGATTTTGGCTACAAAGCAATATGAAAGATTCTATAATAAAACAAATGCTGGGTTTCAGATGATCTCCTGAAGGATATCTAAAAATATCTTGTAATTGTAATCGATTTACTTGGTTATAATTAATGCTAATTAATACTATAATATTTTTGcgtattattacagttttttaatgaaaatatcatGACAATCTTAACTACCTCCTTGAAAGTTGTATATATTGGTATGATGTGCGTgtatttttatattcaaacttgtttggaagaatagagacacaaataattataattttaacaaggATAATAGAAAACTAAAAGAAATAAATACTATtcagttttacaattttttaataataaacttttttcaagACTATTtcgttatttaagttttgaatgtTTCTATTGATAAAACAAGTTGttaaaaagcaaaataaaatatttaaaatattaaccgTTTTGTTGTTTAGGAattaggttaaaatacaaaattaccaaatattaaagttaatattgttattttctttaacaactaatttataatattttcatgataaacaaaataatacttgCTTTGTTTTAAAGGGTTatcaatattacaaaaaatttgacAAGTCacttaattgattttaatttgtgagaattaaaacaaattttataattttcaaaaacaaaataactcTTTCTTATGTGTGTTTTCATGAAACTATAGATTAAAATGAACTGTTCATGAACTTTTACTAGCAATTAATGCATTACTAAGTTTTTATGTAACTTTCGTACGCACTTCCTTCTGAATTTTGAGAATTTTCATGTTATGTATAATTTTATAACACTTAAAGTAAaagtatattaatatataaatccACATTGTTAGAAGGTATTTATGTTACATAGAAACACTTGTCAGTCACTAAAAAAAAAGGACgcactttattaaaataatagtctAGAATATTTTAATGGAGAAaagaataataaaacacaaattataaCTTTTTGTACATGTATTTAATAACTTTGCGTTGGAAAAAGTATTGTTAATGTCTTTCTTTCACTAATATGTAATATTTCAATGATCATCATAATTCAGAATCCACTGttttaacacaaaaaataataattttaatagtattttttaaaaaatgtgctgtcattgttaaaaaataataaaatttacgcttaaataaaatatattgtttttaagaaaatagtttcatatattttaacattcaaatttaaagtaaaatcatACAAATGACCAAAACTTAATACACTGacaataattcatatttatcatagTGAATTCAAAAAGATTTGAAAGGactgataaaaaataattgttgagCCTTAAACTTCATCTAAGAGCAGAATAGTCTTCGTCGTCTAAGAAAGTCCAGTCGGAATCCGCCGTGCTGCCTTCTGCCCCGAGGACCGCCAGCTGATGGCCACTGCCCTCGTGCTGCCCGGAGTCCTCGTGCCCGGAGCCCTCGTGCCCGGAGCCCTCGTGCCCGGAGCCCTCGTGCCCGGAGCCCTCGTGCCCGGAGCCCTCGTGCCCGGAGTCCTCGTGCCCGGAGCCCTCGTGCCCGGAGCCCTCGTGCCCGGAGCCCTCGTGCCCGGAGCCCTCGGCGCCTGCGGGCAGCACACACGTGCCGGCGAGTGCCCCCAGGCTCAGGGCAACCCTGGCTCTCCTTGAGTCGTGGAGAGCATTTGCCCGTTCAAGCATATCCTGACGCCTAGATTATATGCAGAATGTCAATAAATGTATGTCCcatgtataaattttaatagtatcaaattTAAgctttgtagagttttggttcaaggtcacaattgaagAATCACTCGAACAGTACTAGATAAGCGTGTTCACAAGTACTgctttgttcatttttttttttcacgcttgCAGTGTCACGgatgcaaaatggcgactcctgagcgtaaagtgcTTTGTGTTCTTCAATTTTCTAAGACTGAATGTGTAATTTCATGATTGAGccccttcccattggaatctctttgcacgagagtggttgaacgtcgaagtccctgacctttGAACTTTCGGTAATGGTCgaaacgacagagctcttttttcgctggccttcacGTTCATCTGACTTAACGCcatgcgtatttttttttcctttgtggctTTTTAAAAGatagtgtctacgttccgccgctacctaatgattttccagagttgagacccAGAATCGAAGAGCTTTTTGCTTTCATtattccggacgtgttaaccaaagtgtgggaagaattgtactttaagttggatgtgtgccgtgtaactaaaaGTGTACGTATTGAACATTTCTAAGGATAACTATGGTAttttgacctttaatttgatgtataatttgttaaaatagtgtaaataaaatgttatactatacaattgaaactgggaACAATTTATACATGTTATAAAGAACACcatttaacatataatttttaaatacaaacacgggaaaaaatttaattagataTTATTTCATGTATAagttttgtttaattattctcACGCGTACGCAGCACAAAATTACTTTCGTTTGTCCtccatttttttacataattttttcattgatctaatgagaaatttttttttgaaataaaccatttgtatttgtgtttttttttagctATAGTATAAACATTAAATGagagaaaaaatttaagttttattttacaattaatattaaactattttaaataactatataCTACCTCCGCTAAGAATTTACTAAATCCGCTAAACGGTAAGAAATCATAAAGAAAGTGTTTACAGTTGATAGATTTAGAAAATGTAAGGACACGGCTGAAACACAAGTACactgtaaatttgttttgtgaatggaacagaaagatTCATCTAAAATTACTGGTACTTTTtactttttacatttacataaaaacaacataaaaaacacaaaatagtttttacagtaatactgggtacggattcttacccgggcatttattctttatttttgtcccagtacctactttagttatttataaacagtATCCTGAAACtattaaaaacgttttaacaGTTTTTATCGACAGAGATAAATAATATACTTATTTAGTACATAggtcaattattaattttttttatattcataatttttggtaattattgaataaaattatgATACACAAAATTGTAACTTTTTGAATATCTGTTTAACATTTAGACCACTCGACTAAAGTGCAGTACATAATGTATGCTatgttttgtttataattattaaattttgaaaaatgcaaTAAGCACTAAGTATATAAgctaattactttattttaaaaaatttatgcaatttttccaacttaaaacaataaatatcatTTTCGCCATCTATTGTGTATTTGATTAAAATATGCTCGACCATTTTTAAGCAACAATATCCTAGGCTTAAGACTTAAAGAAGTTGTAAATTCTTTTCAATTTCCTtcttaacattttataaaatatttcggACCAACATACACAAAACCAATACCAACAAATCTTTGGAGTGATTGCGTAAATTGTATGATTATTAATTGataaatccaaaaatacttttcattttatattgcagttttaatttataatattaaatttttctttaattttttttaaattaagtgtaaaataattttgagtaTAACGAAATCATGGTTTTAGAAAAAATCAATAATCTTGAAATTACAAATcgataaattcaaaaatataaattttacattaaaatacggTCACTTTAATTATAATAcagaataacatttaaaaaaaaagaaacaattccTGAACGATGTATGATAAACTATCTTTTCTATGAAAATTTTATCAGGATGCAgtgataaaatgtatttattacccTAGTGTGTACCTACCACATAGTTTGCACCTTAAACACGAATGTGTACTACTACCACTAAGACATAGCTCAGATCAAAATCCAAGGtataataacatttttgaaatgcATGCGTTACAATCTACGAAATTTGTTGTAATGAAAGTTTCCTAATAATTGTGATTTTGAGGCATCATGCTCATTTGACGAGGATCAAACTCCcagtatttgtaattatttaagtaTACTGTATTCAAACCTATATTTTGAAGAACCGATTTCATCTTAGAGTACACATTGGATTAACCTTTCCCATAGCTGTAATTTAAACATTGCCTGACACAAATACTAATTAAGCTGTAAGTTTCTGTGATGAGAACAAAAACGTTCTCGCCGGTTTTTGCAAGCAGTTGTGGGTTTTTAAAAACAACTCCAATGCTCGTGAAAAACCAGTTGAATAAGACTAAAACCAAAATCGGAGCCACTGACAGCAACGATGAACTTTGAGCGAACTCTAAACG contains the following coding sequences:
- the LOC134531646 gene encoding RNA polymerase-associated protein LEO1-like; this translates as MLLPAVLCCWALVAARPRTDPCLALRLSVAGPGSEAGRWSAALGRLQVSVQHSRAGPEGSGQWEADVAYGPALDCEDMRGAEGSGHEGSGHEGSGHEGSGHEDSGHEGSGHEGSGHEGSGHEGSGHEGSGHEDSGQHEGSGHQLAVLGAEGSTADSDWTFLDDEDYSALR